The following are encoded together in the Populus trichocarpa isolate Nisqually-1 chromosome 5, P.trichocarpa_v4.1, whole genome shotgun sequence genome:
- the LOC7460939 gene encoding auxin transporter-like protein 3 produces MASEKVETVIAGNYVEMEREEGDSKSTKSKFSKFFWHGGSVCDAWFSCASNQVAQVLLTLPYSFSQLGLLSGILFQLFYGLLGSWTAYLISVLYVEYRTRKEREKVDFRNHVIQWFEVLDGLLGKHWRNVGLFFNCTFLLFGSVIQLIACASNIYYINDSLDKRTWTYIFGACCATTVFIPSFHNYRIWSFLGLMMTSYTAWYLTIASLIHGQIEGVKHSGPTTMVLYFTGATNILYTFGGHAVTVEIMHAMWKPQKFKLIYLIATLYVLTLTLPSASAVYWAFGDLLLTHSNALSLLPRNGYRDTAVVLMLIHQFITFGFACTPLYFVWEKFIGIHYTKSVFKRALARLPVVIPIWFLAIIFPFFGPINSAVGSLLVSFTVYIIPSLAHMVTFSSASARENAVERPPPFLGGWVGSYCVNFFVVVWVFVVGFGFGGWASMLNFIRQIDSFGLFTKCYQCPHKA; encoded by the exons ATGGCTTCCGAGAAAGTCGAGACTGTTATTGCTGGAAACTACGTGGAAATGGAGAGAGAAGAAGGGGATTCCAAGTCTACTAAGAGCAAATTCTCAAAGTTCTTTTGGCATGGTGGTTCAGTATGTGATGCTTGGTTCAGCTGTGCTTCGAATCAG GTTGCACAAGTGCTTCTCACATTGCCTTACTCGTTTTCACAACTTGGCTTGTTATCTGGAATTCTGTTTCAACTGTTTTATGGCTTGCTGGGAAGCTGGACTGCTTACCTTATAAGTGTTCTTTATGTTGAGTATAGAACtagaaaagagagggaaaaggtTGATTTCAGGAATCATGTAATTCAG TGGTTTGAAGTTCTTGATGGGCTGCTGGGAAAACACTGGAGGAATGTCGGCCTCTTTTTCAACTgcacttttcttttatttgggtCTGTCATTCAGTTAATTGCCTGTGCGAG CAATATCTACTACATAAACGACAGCCTAGACAAGAGAACATGGACCTACATCTTTGGTGCATGCTGCGCGACAACCGTCTTTATTCCTTCATTCCACAACTATAGAATTTGGTCATTCCTAGGCCTTATGATGACTTCTTATACGGCATGGTATCTGACAATTGCTTCCCTAATCCATGGACAG attgaaGGAGTGAAACACTCAGGTCCAACCACAATGGTTCTGTACTTTACTGGGGCTACCAACATTCTTTATACCTTTGGTGGGCATGCTGTCACAGT GGAAATTATGCATGCAATGTGGAAGCCACAAAAGTTCAAGCTAATATACTTGATAGCAACACTTTATGTGTTAACCTTGACGCTGCCATCAGCTTCTGCTGTTTACTGGGCATTTGGGGACTTGCTGCTTACTCATTCTAATGCTCTCTCCTTGCTACCAAGGAATGGATATAGAGATACTGCTGTCGTACTCATGCTCATTCATCAG tTCATAACATTTGGGTTTGCATGCACCCCACTGTACTTTGTCTGGGAGAAATTCATTGGGATTCATTACACAAAGAGCGTGTTCAAGAGAGCTCTGGCTAGACTTCCTGTGGTGATACCAATTTGGTTCCTGGCTATCATCTTCCCTTTCTTTGGACCTATCAACTCTGCTGTTGGCTCTCTTCTTGTCAGCTTCACTGTTTACATAATTCCCTCATTAGCACACATGGTCACTTTCTCTTCTGCTTCGGCTCGAGAG AATGCTGTGGAGAGACCACCGCCATTTCTTGGAGGGTGGGTGGGCTCGTATTGCGTGAACTTTTTTGTGGTGGTATGGGTTTTTGTCGTGGGATTTGGATTTGGAGGATGGGCAAGCATGCTCAACTTTATACGTCAGATTGATTCATTTGGTCTATTCACCAAGTGCTACCAGTGTCCTCACAAGGCTTGA